The following coding sequences are from one Bradyrhizobium sp. WSM471 window:
- a CDS encoding dihydrodipicolinate synthase family protein, with translation MKARPTGVIPPMTTPFRKDGEIDYTLVAPQVDWMIGAGAHGVAAGGSTGEGHTLDHEEYRDLMEATVAAVKGRIPVIAGIIVDSTRDAIRRGKLVRDMNVAALQVTPVHYLFKPDDEAMVAHFRAMADETGMPIIIYNVVPWSYLSPALLTRIMTEVPLVVGVKQSAGDLKLFADLMMMAPDKLIYSAVDALMYPSYTLGAHGSIAAILTAAPHASVALWDAVKAGDHPRALDLHKKLLTLWNAVIADNLPACTRYAQTLQGLPRTYPRAPMPEASPVQQAAIRKALDGLGALNGRRVEAAE, from the coding sequence ATGAAGGCACGACCGACCGGCGTGATTCCGCCGATGACGACGCCGTTCCGCAAGGATGGCGAGATCGACTACACGCTCGTGGCGCCCCAGGTCGACTGGATGATCGGGGCCGGCGCGCATGGTGTCGCGGCCGGCGGCTCGACCGGCGAGGGGCACACGCTCGATCACGAGGAATATCGCGACCTGATGGAAGCGACGGTCGCGGCGGTGAAGGGGCGCATTCCCGTGATCGCCGGCATCATCGTCGATTCCACGCGCGATGCGATCCGCCGCGGCAAGCTCGTGCGCGACATGAATGTCGCCGCCCTCCAGGTCACGCCGGTGCATTACCTGTTCAAGCCGGACGACGAGGCGATGGTGGCGCATTTCCGCGCCATGGCTGATGAGACCGGCATGCCCATCATCATCTACAACGTGGTGCCGTGGTCGTATCTGTCGCCGGCGCTGCTGACGCGGATCATGACCGAGGTGCCGCTGGTGGTCGGCGTCAAGCAGAGCGCGGGCGACCTGAAGCTGTTCGCGGACCTCATGATGATGGCGCCGGACAAGCTGATCTACAGCGCGGTCGATGCCCTGATGTATCCGTCCTACACATTGGGGGCCCATGGCTCGATCGCCGCGATCCTGACCGCGGCGCCGCATGCCTCGGTCGCGCTGTGGGATGCGGTGAAGGCGGGCGACCATCCGCGCGCGCTCGACCTGCACAAGAAGCTGCTGACGCTGTGGAACGCCGTCATCGCCGACAATCTGCCGGCCTGCACGCGCTATGCGCAGACGCTGCAGGGCCTGCCCAGGACTTATCCGCGCGCGCCGATGCCGGAGGCATCGCCCGTGCAGCAGGCGGCGATCCGCAAGGCGCTGGACGGGCTCGGCGCGTTGAACGGGCGGCGCGTCGAGGCGGCCGAATAG